In Strix aluco isolate bStrAlu1 chromosome Z, bStrAlu1.hap1, whole genome shotgun sequence, the sequence CATGCCTGGTTCAGCTGTACTGGCTCAAGTGCTTGGGGAGTAGggggtggatttttgtttttaatgttttgcttttttaaagaatcatttagGAGATTTCCACTGGAGCATTCCTcactgaaattttagaaattgaCTTTCcgctttaatgaaaaaaagcttaCATCAATGAGAacttgttgtttcttttaacatGAGTGACAAGATGGCTTGAAAACAGTTGAATACTCatgagacaaaattaatttttttttcctccagtgagcATGTTTCCAATGAAGAATTTAGCCCGAGCACTCTCCCCTTTCTTGAGCAATAACACTTTTTTAGCTTTAGAATAGCGAAAACTTCAAAAGGACTCTAGATATCCCATTTCTACATCCTTCAGACAAATCTTTTGGGGTCAGAGCTGGACTTCCAATTAAACCTCAGATTTTTGCCTCAATGCTGCAAGAAGATATTAACAGTAAGAAcaatgggagagaaggaggagggaagaatggTCAAGAAACAGAATGTCTCTACATACTAGACACAAGTATGAAGAAATTGAAGGATTTAAGTAGCAGCAAGAATCTCGGAAAGATCTGCACCCCTCCCCCCGATTTCTGCATCAAGAATGCTCTATATCCAGACACTGCTCAGGCCCTGACTCTTCCTCAGACATGCAGCACTTCCCCACTGCATGGGGCCTGACACCCCAGGGCCCATGTGGCTGCAACAGGGGTTTACTCCAGGTGTCAGAAGCCACCCTCCCTGCAGTGTACTTAAAACAAGGACAGCCAGCTGCTGACGACATAGGGTTGAAAGCCTGTCCCATTAAGGCTCTCTGGGGATGCAACACAGAAACCTCTCTTTGAAATGGGAGAAGGCAATGCATTCAACATCACCACCTTAATCCTCCTAGTTTTGccaattttttcctccatgttgaATGTAGTTCGAATGCCAAAGAGCCTAAAGTACCCATCAGAGTAACAGATAAGGAAGATTAGAGCattttggttactttttcttAATCTCCCTGGTCAATTAATATGCAATGGCCAGATATATGCCCGGGTCAAACAGTCCCCTAAAGGCTCTTCTTTCAATGCTATCTTTCCAAATACCTCTGAAGAGAtgagcaggagaaaaacaagggTGAGAGGAACACAGGGAGATGTAATGGGGAGAAATGGGGCAAGAGGATTTCATGTTTTGGAATGTCCTTGTGGACAAGACACTGTGAGCATAGAGAACACTAAAAAACTGTCACACTGTTTGTAGCATTTCCCTGCTTTCACCTGCATTCACAATTAAACATCAACAGCTTCCCAACTCTTGCCTGCATTAACTCTCCCACTGCTCTGGCAGAGACCCAGACAAAGGGAATTATACAGTAGCTAATCAAAGCTAcacttgcaaaaggaaagagaatttccTAAGTACAGAAATTACTAAACCCCATTAAATTTGACTTACTTAGGCATTCTTCATAAACATGTGTCACAGGCAGACATCTCAATTGCCTGTCTGCCTACTTTGTGCCAAGGCAGCAGTGCAACATACCACAAGAACTCAGTGAGTTGTTACATCAGGTCAGGGCATTATATGACCGCGGCCAATTTAAACACACCTTGTGACAGCCTGATTTAATGACAGCACTCTGGGGAATTTTGATTGTAACTAATTTGATGTTGAGGTTAACTCGCAGACATTTCTGAAGGGAAGACACTAAGTAAATTGTGTGTCGACATCTTTGTACCACTTAAGTCATAAAGACATAAGAAGAGgtagaaagctaaagaaattaaatgtatgcttCCTCCATGTCAAGTGAGGATCTCTAACAAATTACTCAGAACAATTCTGTCAGGCCCCTGTGACTCCTCTTCCCCAAATGCTTGACCAAGACTGATAATTAAAAGCATAAGGTCTCACCCGGCAACAATTCAGCATAACAGGCACATATACAATGCCGCTTTCACCATTAGAAAAAATTGAcaagttttaaaagcctttcaggaTTTCTTGGATTAGACTTGGAGGaggcaattaagaaaaaagtcagttttccaaATACCATTGACGAAAAAAGCTCTTTCTGGAGTCCAAAAGgatacagcacttttttttttttttttttttttttttttcagcatctgggAGATGAGCCCTCATCCCTAAGCTCAGTCTGGTACAGGGTTGCAAAACCAGAGAACAACTTGATTACCATGCTATATagcacatttattttagtttcacagATGCCTAATTATCAGCACAAAGTGGACTGCACCCTTTTGGATTATTTATTGTAGTAAAAAACCCTACTGTATTAACTATCCTAATggcaagtaaaaacaaaccataaaacttCGCTTGGCAGAATTTTATGAGAAACTGTAAACCAAATCCTTATAAAATACACTACTCCCTCCAATGTGACATTTACAACACTACCTAATCATTACATCAGCCTGAACATATGTTTTATAAACCcaatgaacaaaattaatttgcccTAACCTGCTGAgggaaaaacaatgagaaattaaGTCTCCTATTTTGCACCTTGAAATTATATTCAGATTGTCTAGAAAAATGAGACCTGGCTGAAGTTAAGGCACCGTCTTCTGCTCCTGAGCCACAGGATGActtaaacaaaagctttctgtatAACCCTCAACAGTGAGACttattgtgcctcagtttccctactgcaaaagaaggaaaatgacaggAGCCAGTTTTCCTGGTGGGAAGTAGAGCCTGGGAAGTCTCACACACAGTGACAGGAAGATGAGGAGAGGCACATTTGAGATAGATGTAGACAGAGAAAACCTGGAAGTTTCCATCTTGGCCATCACTCCTAAAGATGTTCAACGTTGGACATCAAGGACAGCAAAGCTTCGAGCAAAAGCCCAGGTACAGGCAGGAAGGCCACAAGGCTGTGCCGAGTCTCAAGGGCAGCCAGAGCCTGCAGGTCACTTGGCTGAGTTctagctatgcagggagagctctgcagctATACTGAAAGCCAGCACCTGCATCTGGCTGTCCCTCAGGCAGTCTTCAAGGtaaactttaattaaagatgTGGATAACAGCAAGGAGCGCCACTGCTGAAAAAATGCCTGTGAACTCTTAATAAGAGTTATATGCTATTTCAAGAAGAGCATGACATGACGCACTTTCAAAAGCATAGGCGGATCCTGCCTCTTGACCTCATGAACAAAAGAGGGTATATCACACCCGTCACCAAAATacagccttcctccttttcccaagTACAGCCAACAAGCCACAGCACGAGGCAAGCCACATCCTTTTATGCCCAGACCCAGGTGGTGGTCAGATGCTGGGTAGGAAGAACGTCCATCTGTGACAGCACCGCAGCCCAAGCTGCAGTGGGCTCAAAAACAACTGGCAAACCAAACACAGGAATTCTCCAGAACGAGCAAGTGCCCCCCCCTGAAAAGAACAGCATGTGTCTCATGATCTGGAGTGCACCCTGTGTGCATTAAAAGCCATCAACTGGAAGACACCAACAACTTGCACTCAGTTGACCTGACCCAAGTAAAAGCTATCATGATTCCAGATCAAAATACTTTGATGGACACTTTTCCCAACACCatactccctccctgcccagagagGGGCTCCATGAACCTAAAACTCCTCTGACACAGGGCTTTGCTTCAGCGCTGCTGAGCAGTAGGGTTGGTGGTAGCTGTTGCACGAGCTACCAGCACCTTCTGTTCCTTTCACACAGTGTCACACCGAAGACGGACTTACACACAGGGGGATGTTAAACTCTTTGGAAGGCTTCAAGATTAAGCAAACATTGCCAGTGTGAGATCACTCATGTAAGGTGAAAAACATAGACTTTAGTAAGCACTTCAGAGATGCTTTAACAGCAGAGAATATTGGGAATTTAGCATTAGAAAAGTGTCCCCCTATATTtcacttcccttctcctccttcctccctcacaATCAGCTTAGGActaagatatatatatttatatacatacaaacatatgttgatttatgtatgaatacacacacacaaaatttgaaCTACCACCTACTGCTGTATATGAACcaagtaatgtattttttttttaatatgactaaATTTCAAGAGTATTTCTGGCTCCAGTACACATGGTTTAAACGCACTCGGgaagatgaagaagcagcaagaaatgaGTGAGTCAGtgtaaaagaacaacaaattgCTTGTCTCTTCATCTGCAGCTGAAGTGCAAGTGCCCCATAAAAGGATCCTTTCATTGTCCttttctatgcacttctatgggaggggaggaaaaaacctatcAGTACTTGCTTGGAACTTCAGAAATGCAGTTACAGCTCCTATTCCTAGAGGATACAAAATTTATGAAGTTATTCTTGAACTCATCTCTTCAGATAGTAAACTGCTTTATGAGGAACAAAACAgactagaaaattaaatgttcagtgacaaacatgaaaaagacagaaataaatgggatATCTGATTTACAAACAGAACTGTGTACACCCCTGTgaactcttttatttaaaatattttaggaatctcTGATCagatatatgaaagaaaagttttatatctatgtatttcatatatataataaatgtaagaTATATAGATAAGACAGGTAATAGGTATGAAAGATAGATCTATGTATATCTTGtgagtgtatgtatatatatgatgaaaaaaagcaaatttgtctcAATTGGAACAAGGTCTACACTAATTTCTTATTCTAAGAGCACATATTCCAATCAAACCtaaaagaaatatacagaagTGAACACAGCAACAGTCCAAAGACTGGTTTACAAATCCCACTGAAAGGGTTATAAGTTGTGACACTTCGACAGCTGTTGGGAGTACAAGTCAGATAAAAGCCTGAAGGTATCAAGGTGGAAGATGCAATGTTGCTTGATGCAGGTTTCCTGCATCAAACAGTCGTGACCATTAATTCCCATTTATGAGAGAAAACTGGAAACCACAATgggaaagtgtttattttaattaagtttattcCATTATTCACAAAATAACTCCTCCCTTCAACACTTACTGATGCTTTATTGGGAAAGATTTAGATGCCCACCATGATTTCTAATTTTCCATTGTCTTAATGCATCTCTTTGCACCACATTACAGCAATTCAATCTCTGTCCTTCATCTCGGAACTGTTCCTGAACTTGTTTCCATTTGGATTATTAAAAAGCCCAGACATAACGCAATTCAGAACTATTAACTTCCAGCATTATTCACTTTGTTCGGTCCCCATTTATTTTCAGGGTTCTCCTTGAAACCACTTGTAATCTGCCCCAATTGGATTTTGTATAGTATTTGTAAAAGGTGCCGTATCATCACCTAAGAAGTAGAAAGACTGCATTAGCACAGTATGAAGTGATGGAAGTTTAGGGAGCACAACAGAATTCGAACACAGATCTTAGTGTTTTATGCAGAAAGCCATCTTAGGGGGTTGTTTCAATTCAGTTGCAAGGATGCAACATTGTACTCTCTTCTCAGGGCTGCTAGCACGCTCAAGAGAGAGATATGAAAGGGCTTTGACTGCACCAGACCTCTCAGTTGCAACAGTCATAACCCATATTTGGCTCAGAATTAGCCTACATGCACAGGGGATGTTAAAGGGTAAAGACAAGCATGGTATTTTCCCATCCACTGCTGTCTTGCAGATGAAACCTCAGTACTCCATCTTAGCAGCAGCATATTAACAAATCTGTCAAAGGCTagatattaaaacagattttcttttagatcacatttagaaagtaattgtcagcagaaaaatattcttacagtAATAATGGCATACAGCTAATGCCTATTATgaatgaagacatttcaaaacctCCAATGGTTATGTCGGCTGAGTATCTGCTGCAGTACCCCAAACTGAACATTAAGCATCTTGAGTACAGTATTTATAATTTAGTTGtcaaaaagtatgtatttaagcatttttgtaataaatatggCAATACTCCTCattgaagaaaagatgaaggcatcaaaagcaaaataactgtcCTAACAATAAGCTTTTCtattgaaagttaaaaataaatgagtagaaCATGTTTTCAACCACTGTATGTGCAAGTTCACTTATAAGGAGCAGTGACTTCCACACTGACGTCTTTTAGATAGATTTCTGGCATCTTTAAAATGATAATAACAAGTTGAAGGGTAAAAAGTCACTCTTAACTTCCATCTGCATAGTCTGCATCTGCAACTCCCCACCAGACATCTGAATCATCATCTTCGGCATCAGCTGAGTCGAGATTGTCATTTTCCTCCGCTAACAGGCAGCAAACAAACTCCACACCACGAAATTCGTCGATTCCACAGGGCAGCAGCATGCCATAGTCATGCAAATTCATACTCTTCTCACTACAGGactacagaaaatagaaagaaagcagTAACAATATTGCCAtggaggaaacaaacaaacaaaaaaaaaatcacagaccttGAAAAAACATAATGGGCTGCATACTGCCTTAGGAGGTTGAAGCTGGTGAACTGCATGATCTCTGAATTTTGAAACATGATTTAGAGTGGTCAAGTGTGCATTCAGTATTTGCATTGTAGGCAGCTCCCTATCTGTGTCTGCATGACCATTGTAAGTGGCaagctctcccttcccctgcccttgaTCTTTCCCAGCATACAAACACTTCTCTCTCCCATATATGTGACAACTCCATATCCTCTTGTCTAAGATCCTCACAGGCTCTGCCTCATAAGCAGAAAACCTTAAGACAGAACAGTAATGTGATGCATTAATCCTGATCCTGATGTACTAATGCTATTGAAAAGTTCATTGCAAGatagattaacatttaaaatacccGTTATACTGGAAACACACTATATCTGGTCTGACACCTCTGCCAGTACAGCACCTTCTAGCCTTGTTGAGAAAAGAGTCAGTTGTGCATAATTATACCTTGAAGATATAGTGATGTAGGACAGAAAGATATAGTGATGTAggcagatgaaaaaaggaaaatagttcatTGGTGCACAGCGACGATGTTGTTCTCGGTTATGCCGTTCCAAGCTTGCAAGTACTAAAATAGACTAAAATTTGCCTGCATGAAGGTTGCTGCCTTCATTTGAGGGGCAACAGTATGATTCAAGCAagaactgaaaatttgaaaagctgctgagCACATTTCAATTTTGATCTCCAGAAGGTGGGATAACATACAAGCTAAGAGCTTCCAAAACAAATAGCAGCCagaaagcttcttgaagctcatcTCGGTTTTTATTCCTAGGACCTCTCTACATAAGGACAAAAATGTCCAAAATGCATTAGCAATTATAATATtaggtttatttctgttttcagtaaagcaCTGGTAAATTATTAAAACTCTGTGCTTGACTCCAAAATGTCTTTGGCTAGTCCTGTGTCCTATCAGCTCTCCTACCCTTTTATGCCAAACTTCATATACTGCATTCTTTGAGGCCTGTTTGATTGTTGCGAAGCACCTGGCATACCAATATCCATATTGAGGATGATGATAAAAGCAAAGCCTAGGCATTAGTGATCAGTCTTTAGTTCCAGAGCAGCACTAACACAGGAagctggaagaggcagaaaacatggTGGGTGTGTAAgtgaatgtgaagaaaaaaaccaaagtgctATGAAACAGGGTCAATGTTCTAAGGTGGACTCTGATTGTGCTCAACAGAGTGACTCCTATTTCCTAccttacaaaacagaacaaaaagccattcactcaaatattcataactactgctttttgttttccatgtcaCTGTTATATTTAAACTCATCCTCAGAAGAGTGATACAGCTCTACAGAAGGGAGGCAGGAAATTTTAAGACAGATGAATATACCTCTTTAGCAACAGTATGCCAGTGCAGGTGAGTTTCACACACATCCATCCTTTCCTGGTGAAGGAACTTGCACTTGTCTGGTACCAGAAGGGCATCACTCACAAACTCGcccactgaaaggagaaaacaaaatgaagaggggaaaaaaaaaaaaaaaaaaaaaaaaagtagttaatttTGCTTCCAGTACCTCATCCTGTTAAACCTTTAGCTAGGCATAGGTCAGCTTTCACAAATGAGTGGCAGGGTCTGTTTGCAGAGAATGGAACAGTTTCTAAATGGTGCTTCCATTATCACCTTCTTCTAACTTTCCATTTGAAAGTAGCTCGTGTCTTTGATCTCAGAGATGTATTAGATTATGAAAACTTGAGGATAATATGCTAACTTCCATATACCCAGTGTGTAACTTCCAGGACCCACTGAAGATGTGTGTGGTGCAACATCAAGTCAGAAGTTACTGGATGCAGCTCCTGTAAGGGGAGTGCAGAGACAGAGAGGGACAACTGTATTTTGCATCTGAGCAGCAGTTGGGAGAGGGTTAGAAGTGTtttgaaatactcattttttccACACCAATCAAATCTGACACATTGTTTCAAACAACTCAGAAGTGTTTCTGCTGAATTACAGCACTAACAGAAACACAATCCACTTAGTTATTTTTGTTGATGCAGCCTCTTTATTGCAACCTCGTTTCATCAGCCAGACAAATTCAGGTTAGTTCAGAAGGTTGATGAGCAAGTGGAGCTCATCAGCCAGGGAACAAGATGATTCATGGATCACCTGAGTATCCGGTCAGATTGAAGTAGGGAAAAAAGGCTCTTTACCAAGGATGTAACTGACCAAAGAGATTGTGCTGtcttcagcagtaaaacaaaaatttacacgCTAATGAATTAAACAATGCTCACAGCTTCAGTACTGATGAATAAG encodes:
- the LOC141918720 gene encoding amyloid-beta precursor protein-like; translated protein: MDVCETHLHWHTVAKESCSEKSMNLHDYGMLLPCGIDEFRGVEFVCCLLAEENDNLDSADAEDDDSDVWWGVADADYADGS